In the genome of Saprospira sp. CCB-QB6, one region contains:
- the mqnC gene encoding cyclic dehypoxanthinyl futalosine synthase: MNVSDLLHRALQLEELSIEEGVFLLEEASTAELMYVGNRLRQHHVPNDVVTWIIDRNSNTTNVCIANCKFCNFFRRPGHEESYITSIDTYKRKIDELMEYGGQQLLLQGGHHPDLGIDYYCDLFKELKSLYPNLKLHALGPPEIAHIAKIDQLSHTEVLSRLKEAGLDSLPGAGAEILNDRVRRRISRGKCGGQEWLDVMRAAHQLHLTTSGTMMFGHIETNYERMEHLVWLREVQNEKPKDAKGFLAFIPWPFMDEDTILSRLKIKRRDVSGDEYIRMIALSRIMLPNVTNIQASWLTVGKQVAQACLHAGANDFGSIMIEENVVSAAGAAFRFTAQGIQDAIREAGFRPQLRNQEYEYLELPENIRQQELDKNTMIVD; the protein is encoded by the coding sequence ATGAATGTAAGCGATTTATTGCATAGAGCCCTGCAACTAGAAGAGCTCAGTATTGAGGAGGGTGTTTTTTTGCTGGAAGAGGCAAGCACCGCCGAGTTGATGTATGTGGGCAACCGCCTGCGGCAGCATCATGTCCCTAATGATGTGGTGACCTGGATTATCGACCGCAACTCGAATACCACCAATGTCTGTATTGCCAACTGTAAGTTTTGTAATTTCTTCCGCCGCCCTGGCCATGAGGAGTCATATATTACTTCTATAGATACTTATAAGCGCAAAATTGATGAGTTGATGGAGTATGGCGGCCAGCAGTTGCTTTTGCAAGGTGGACACCATCCCGATTTGGGCATTGATTACTATTGCGACTTGTTTAAGGAGCTTAAATCGCTTTATCCGAACCTCAAATTGCATGCTTTGGGCCCGCCCGAAATCGCGCATATCGCCAAAATTGATCAGCTTTCGCATACCGAGGTGCTCAGCCGCCTCAAAGAAGCGGGCCTAGATTCTTTGCCTGGGGCTGGAGCCGAAATTCTCAATGATCGGGTGCGTCGCCGTATTTCTCGAGGAAAATGCGGGGGCCAAGAGTGGCTAGATGTGATGCGGGCTGCTCATCAACTGCATCTGACGACCAGCGGAACCATGATGTTTGGCCATATCGAGACCAATTATGAGCGCATGGAGCATTTGGTTTGGTTGAGAGAGGTGCAAAACGAAAAACCCAAGGACGCCAAGGGCTTTTTGGCCTTTATTCCCTGGCCGTTTATGGATGAAGACACGATTTTGTCTCGCCTGAAAATCAAACGCCGAGATGTGAGCGGCGATGAATATATCCGCATGATTGCCCTCAGCCGCATTATGTTGCCCAATGTGACCAATATTCAGGCTTCTTGGCTGACCGTAGGGAAACAGGTGGCCCAAGCTTGTCTACATGCTGGCGCCAACGATTTTGGAAGCATTATGATTGAGGAAAATGTGGTTTCTGCCGCTGGTGCTGCCTTCCGATTTACGGCCCAAGGGATTCAAGACGCCATCCGCGAGGCAGGTTTCCGCCCGCAATTGCGCAATCAGGAATATGAGTATTTAGAACTACCCGAAAATATTCGTCAACAAGAACTGGATAAAAATACCATGATTGTCGATTAA